The Desulfobulbaceae bacterium DB1 genome segment CAGACTAAGGTTGATTGGCAGTTTAGAACAGATGATGCGCGAATAAAACTAAAACGGCTTTATCCGAAACTTTAACATATACAATGTACTAGGTGAGCTGGGTACAAACAGTGGAGGTGTAATTATGAAGAAACATAATTATCACCACCTAGTCCGAGAGTCGATTAAGACTGGTTCAGCCGTCGCGAAGCTGCTCTATTATGGGCTAAAGGTGGTTGAAATAGTAATGAAACTTTCGGACTTGGTTTCATTCTACTTGATAATACCGAGAAACATGCATGCCTCCCCTCTCTTACCCTCTATGGATAGAAAAATACGAACTGAAGCCAGACCTGTGGATTTTTAAACCCTCGAAAGAGTCTGTGAAGCTTGGGAAAGAGGTCAAAGCGGCAATAGAAAAGAAATGGTCGCCACCTTGTTATTATTTTCACTTGCTGCCTGGAGGTCATGTGGCAGCCCTGTATACTCACAAACCGAATCGTTTCTTCACACATCTTGATATTTCAAAATTCTTTAATTCGATTAATAGAAGCAGGGTGACGCGTAGTGTCTCGTCAACTATTAAGTGTCGGGTAGAGACGTGCCAGCTTTATCCGTGCATCCTTGGCGGTAAACTGCCAATTTACTTTAGCGTCTCTATTGTTTCGCGTTTCTTGCCATGCCCGCACTTCTTTCCTGACGACCTCGATATCGTCAATCCTTCTGTCCAGACATTGGCCAGTGAGCACGTTCAACTCTATTTCTGCCATATTCAGCCAGCTCCCGTGTTTCGGGGTATAAACAAATTCAAAGCGATCCCATAATGCTTTTGCCTTTTCCGGCGCGAACGTTTCATACAGGGAGCCGGGTTCGTGCGTATTCAAATTGTCCATCACCAGCGTTATTTTTTCAGCATTGTTGTATTGGCTGGCAATCTCTTCCAGGAAAAGCGCCCAGTCCGGTTTGGTTTTCCTTTCGGTGATTGTCACCATGCGCTTTCCCGCCAGCGGCTCGCAAGCAAGAAAAATATTGCATACACCCCGGCGGCAGTATTCATAATCGTGCCTTGCCGGCTGACCGGGTGATGCTGGAATTGGGCACCTTGTCTCCCCGATCAACTGCTTTGGAGATTCGTCCATACAGACAACAGGATGGAGAGGATCAAGTGGCCGCCTGTAAACATCCAGCACCTTTTCCATGTTTGCGACAAAACTGCCATTGTGTTCCGGTGGAATCACCCATCCTTTTTGCCGCCAAGGCTTGAGTTCGTTTTTTTTAAAATGCGCCGAACAGCCTCATGGGAGATATTCTCAATATAATTGAGCTCGACTGCTTTGTCCGCCAGCAACCGCAAAGACCACCTGGAAAAACCTTCTGGCGGACTACTGCAGCTCAGTGCAACCAAATGCGCCTCAAAATCCCCGTCTGCTTTTTTGATGTAAACACGATCTCCTTTCCTCTTCTCAAGGGCAAAATCAAACCCTTCTTCGACGAACCGTTTCTTGACCCTGTCAATTTTTCTCATGCTTATGTTCAGGACGCGGGCAATCTCTTCGTTGGTTGAACGGTTAGTTTGAAATTCGCCAACGAACAAGGTTAGATTGTGCAAGCGCAGCGAGCCACAATCTGAACCGGTGGTTGGACAAGCCCGGTGGACGTATATAGAAAAGAGCTTTTGGGTTCCGGAGGGATCGGATCAGGCGAAGGAAGACGGGAGTGGCCCCCGCAATGTTCTTTGAAAAGGATTTTGGTGCTGTATCATGCTGCTTTACGCTGATTTCCGGCGTTTTTCGGGCGCAGGAGTCCCGTCCCGGTGCAATCCGGCTTGTGTCCTCGGCAAGTTCACGGCTTTCGTTTACATACCCGATGCCTCCGGCTCGTCTATTGCCGTAACGGAGCGGCCATGGCCGGTGGCCGGGCGATCATTGTCGCGGCGATCACCATGGCGGCCCCGCAGGCCGGGCAGATGATAGCCGGCCGTTGCTTCAGGTTGCGGACAAGGGCGCGCCATGGCGCGACCCGCAGCACCAGCTGCAGGAAGCGGAGCAGCTTTTTGCTGCATGCATGGAGAAAACCATACGACCTTGCCCGTCGAAACCCTCGGGGCAGCACATGGAGCATAAGCAGGTAGAGGAAGTACTCGCCCTTGACGGTTCGGGTCCGGTCTTCTCCGCTTTTGGCATGGCGATACCGGAAGGTGACCATGCCGTCCCGGCAGTGCAGGATGTCTTTTTCCCGGATAACACCCCGGTACAGATAACGGCCAAGATAGATAAGGGCCTTCTCGCCGTTGCCCGCGTCCTTGCAGTCAACCACCCACTGATCGGGGCAATCATGGGGAACCGGCAGCTTGTTTTCGACCAGGGTCTGGAGCAGCTTCGCCCGAAAGACCTTGGCCATGGCCTTGTGGCTGAAGAGATATTTCCCGGATTTTTCCTTCCACAGCCCGGTTTGCGGGTTGATGCTTGCTCCGGGCATGACAACGTGGATGTGCGGATGATAGTCCAGGGTTCTGGAATGGGTGTGGAGGATGGCGGTGAATCCCGCTGATCCGCCGAGTTTTTTGTCGTTATTGGTGAAGGATTTCAGGAGGTCCTGTACTGCCCTGAACATCAGGGCGTAAACGGTTTTCTGGTGTTTCCACGCCAGATCCCGCATCTGCCCGGGCAGCGTGAAGGTGATCAGGTAGTATTGACACGGCAGTCGTTTGTCAAGCTGGCTTTCCAGCCACTGCCGGCTCTCATGGTTCTGGCAATGGGGGCAGTTTCTGTGGCCGCAGGAATGGGGAATATAGATCCGTTCGCCGCACCGGTGGTCCGAACAACGGGCCAGCATGTGCGGTCCATGCTCGTATCTGCATCGGGCCATGGACTCCAGAGCCTTGATGTGGCCTGACAGGAGATTTTTGTTGTAGGTGCGGAAGAAGCTGTCCCTGAACTTGTTGATGATCGTGGAGAGCAGCATTATTTACGCCCTCCCCATCTGATGTCCAGGGAGTTGACCAGGGAATTGACGGCCAGTCTCGCATTGTTGGCCGTGGTGGAGGTCAGGTGGGTGTATCTGGCGGTGGTCAGGATGCTGACATGGCCAAGGATCTGCTGCAGCTCAAGCAGATCAACCCCGGCCTCCAGCATGTGGGTGGCATAGCTGTGACGCAGGGAGTGGCATGAGATTTTTTTTTATGCCGAGTTGCCGGACAACGGTCTGCATGGTGGTTTGAATGCCGCCCCTGTCCAGGGGCAAATCAACCAGGTGGGCATTTTTCAGACCTCTTTTCCTGCTGGGGAAGAGGAACCGGGGATGCTTGTGCATGGCCCAGAACTCCCGCAGCACCCGCAAGGTCTTGTCTGGCAGCGGCACCAGCCGGTCCTTGTTACCCTTGGCATCACGAATATGGACCCGCATGTTGCCTGCGTCGATGTCGCCGACTGTGAGTCGAATGCCTTCGCCAAGGCGCAGGCCCATGCTGTAGCAGGTAAAAAAGAAGACCTTGTAGCTCAAGGTTTTGGTTGCGGCAAATAGTTGCTCCGTCTGCTCGACGGACAGGATGTCAGGGATTCTGGATGTCTTGGGAGGCTTGATCAGGGGGATATCTTCCCAGGGTTTGTTCAGTACCCCGGAATAGAAGAACTTCAGGCCGTAGAGGTCGAGCTTGACCGCGCTCCAGGAATGCGTGTCCAGGAGTTCCGTGAAATAGTCGAGCAACTGGCCGGAGTTGAGGTTGTCAATCCTGCAATCGAAATAGTTGCCGATACGCCGGATCGCCCTGGCGTAGGCGTCGATGGTCTTGGGCTGCAGACCGCCCAGTTTGAGGCATTTCAGGTGTTTCTGATACTGCTTGTTGAAGAGGGAATCTTGTGGCATGGTGGTGTTCATTGTAACCTCCTTGGTAATAGTTGATGCGGCGGCCTCGCCTTTGCTCCGCCACTCTCTACTTATTACCGTATGCCGTGAGATTACAACATGTTAATGATGGATAAACAAGCTCGCTCGTGACTCGTCTGCCGCGTAGCGGCTTCGTCCAACAAGCTGTTAAACACCCCCGGCAAAAGCAGCTTCCTCGCCATTCCTTGAATATATGCCCGGGCCACCAACCCTCCCATGGAATGGGCAATAACGTTTACATGGGCAGCACCGGTATCTGCCTTTATCTTCTTCACAGCATCAGCAAGAGTAGCCGCCGTCAGAGTTATATCAATCGAGGTGTCGTAGTTTAACGTATATACGTTAGGTCCGTTATCCAAGTCGTACAAACCACGGACTGCGCTACCAAAAGTGCTGTATGAATCCCCCACAAAGGCATTCTTATTTAAACCCAATAAACCGACCCCGAGATTTATGCCATGAACAAAAAGGACTGGGGCATAATGCGAACTCCTTTTATCGCCATGCCTAAACAAGGTGTTAGCTATGAGGCAGAAATGTGAGAAATGATTGGTTTGCCCAATGACAACATTATGTTCGGTATCAACCACAGCCCCTTCTAGCGCCAGCCAAAGGCCAGAGGCGGCATCAAAAGTATAGAGGCGGAGTGATGATTCATCGACAATGTTGTTCTGGGCAAGCTGTGCCTCGTCATATGACACCTTGATTGTTACCGGCTGGGAAAATTGTCCACTTGGCCGCAGGTCGAACGTTGGTCCGAAAGTCGGTGAAGAAGGGGGTGATGGTGGAGGGGAAGTGGTGTCAATGGTAACCGTGCTGGGTGCTGTCAGAGCCCCGGCTGGAAATTCGACTGTAATTCCCATCGCGGGATTGGCCGGGTCGATAGTTGTAACACTGCCACCTGACACACCAACGTCTTCCGCGGCATCAGGAAGTTCGGCCAACACTTTCGTCGTATAGGTAAACCTTGCAGCGACAGGATTACTAAATGATAACCTTTTTGCTGCTATCGTGGCGCCAGAGAGAAGTTGCCCCGTAGCTGTTGTGAATAAAAGGAAAGGCTTGCCGTCATCCGTCACGCCGTCGGCATTGGCGACGGTGACGGTGGTGGTGCTGATGGAGTCGATCACCACCTTGACCGGGGTGAGCAGCACCTCAGTGGAGATGTTGGTGACCGAGACATCGAGGTAGCTCTGCTTGGTCAGCCGGTCATACATCAGCAGGCCCTTGTTCAAGCGCACCATGGCGGTGACATCCGTTTCCGCCCAGGCGGCGGAAGACAATACCAGGAACCAGACAAAAACCATGGCGCGAGCCAGCCAGTGCGGGCTTTTTTCTCTCTTCATTTTCCTCTCTCCCTTTTTTTGATGAATGGCAAAAAGTCTTTTTTAACCACGGAGCGCACTGAGGACACAGAGAAAACATTTTGAATTACAAGCAGTTATCTCCGTGGTCTCCGTGGTTCATTTTTAGTTTTTACGAGACCATCTTTTTTTGATGAATGGCAAAAAGTCTTTTTAACCACGGAGCACACAGAGGACACGGAGAAAACATTTTGAATTACAAGCAGTTATCTCCGTGAGCTCCGTGGTCTCCGTGGTTCATTGATGGTTATTGGTCAACATGCCGACGACGGCGCGCCGCGCCGTACAACCCGGCAAGGCCCGTGCCCATGAGCAGCATGGTGGCCGGTTCCGGCACCGGCGTGTTGTTGCCGGCAGCGGAGACGATATCGATATTAAAGACCCGGGCCGTGCTGCCGGCGTCCCAATCACCGCCCCAGATCAGCCCCCAGTCGAGGGAAATAGTATCGCCCTGATAGGAAGTCAAGTCAAAGCTGACCTGGCCCGCGCCGCTGGCGTCGGCATACCACGCCACATCGTTGCCGTAATTGATGGTGAATTGCAGATAGTCGCCGTAGTCGTCATCACTCATCGTGAATTCATAATCAAAAGAGAGGGTGATGGCGTCCGCCGCGACGGCAAAGGCATCGTTGTAGAAATAAAGGGCGGCGTCCGCCATGCTCTCGGTGAAACTCACCACTCCGCCGCTTTCCATGACGCTGCCCGGCTCATTTTCCATGACGCTGAAACCGCTCAAATCCATGGGCACGGCCTGGGCCGCGCCGCTGAGCAACACAAATGACAATCCGCCGACAAAACTTGCGATACGCTTTTTCATTTTTTTCCCTCAATGCGCCTTATGCGCAAATCCGTGTGCCTGCCAAACTCCAGCGCCATGGCATGGAGAACCAAAGTACCTGTTATTCCGGGCAGGGGCAGTCTTTCCCCCATTGCCGAACACAAACTCCCAAAGCAATTTGCAAATTCCATGCCTGGCAAGAAGAGAGGAGAGGAGAGGAGAGGATTCAACATATTGAAATTACTATATTTTTTAAATGAAGCCTTCTGGGGCAACGGCGCGGCGCAACCGCGCCAAGCACCATTATTCCTGAAAAACGGAAAAAGCCAAGAAAGCACGTAAACCAAACCGCGCGCGCCTGGCAAGGATCTGAGGGAGAAAACGGAGTGGGAAAACGGGCGAAAAATCCGTTTTTCCGTTAAAGTGGAAATATCGGCAAGGCAACGAAGGCCTCGGACAGGGGCATTATTTTTTTTGCGGGTATCAAGATGGCCTCGCAAAAACTGAAAATCAACCACGGAGCACGCGGAGATAACTGACTGTAATTCAAAACGTTTTCTCTGTGCCCTCTGCGCTCTCCGTGGTAAAGATAGACTTTTTCCGATTTCATCAATCAACCGCCGCTGATCAGGTTACCGAGAAAAATTTCCAGCAAACTCCGCGCTTTTTCAAAAAGAAAAGCGACAAGAGCCTGCAAAGGGACAATGATCTTCCCCCATATCCCCTGCCGCGGTTCATCAGCGGCAGCTTCACCCCGCAGGGCCCGCTCCAGCCGATCCGCCCTGACTCCCGGCGCCGGATGGCTGGCCAGGAAGGAATGGGTATCCCCCAGGGTGGCAAGCTTACGCAGGGCCGACACCGCGGCTGCGGGCCGGTAACCGTTTTTTTCCAGAAAGGCCAGTCCGTAATCGTCCGCCTCCCTCTCCTCCTGCTGGGAGAACTGGGCGCCGGTGAGTTTCTCGGTAAACCAGCCGATCTCCGACCGGGCAAGAACGCCGGCCACGTTGTTCTGGGAGGCGATTCCCTTGCGCACGGCACTGCCGGCATAGGCCAGCTGCAATTTTTTGCGGATATGCTCTTTCACCACATGGCCCATTTCGTGGCCCACGACAAAACGCAGCTCATCATCGTCCATCATATCCATCAGACCGCTGTAAATGCGGATGGTGCCGTCCGCCATGGCAAAGGCATTGACCTCCGGGGCGAGATAAACCTTGTATTCGAATCGGAAATCCCCCTCCCGGCCATGGGCGCCGACCAGCCGCTGCAATCGCTCGCCATAACTGTTGCCGGCAGGGGCGATACTGTTTCCGGCATCGCTGACAAGGGCGGCTTCCCGTGCCAGGCTCCGCACCGCTTCATCCGACAGGGTAACGGCCTTTACCGCATCAAGACCGGCTTCCGCGGCAAGCCGGACATCCGTTTCCTCGCACCCTGTCAGCAGATGACAACAGACGAGAAAGGCCACCAAGATACCCGGTAATTTCAGAGAAAAATCGACTGACATGTTTATTTTCCAAGCTCCTCTCTTTGGTGAACTCGTAAAAAGTCTGTTTTCACCACTGAGCACACAGAGATCACAGACAAAATATTTTTAATTACAATTAGTTATCTCTGTGGCCCCTGTGCTCTCCGTGGTTAATTTTCAGTTTTTACGAAATCATCCTCTTTTAGTGTCTTGCATTTCCCGCCAAATCCTTCCGGGAATTGCCGCGCGCTTCACCCCGCCCAATCGCTGACGAGGTAACTCGTTTATTATAATCAGACAAAAAGCAAAAGCCGCATTTTTATTCCGCAACTCCCGCAACCCGGCAAAAAAACAGGACAATCCGGACTATTTTTATATTTTTTCTCATTGTTCTGTTTCTTTTCTTCCTCTCTGCTACTATCATATTATGAATTGTTATATTGCAAGAACGGCTTTCCAACCGCA includes the following:
- a CDS encoding IS91 family transposase, giving the protein MLLSTIINKFRDSFFRTYNKNLLSGHIKALESMARCRYEHGPHMLARCSDHRCGERIYIPHSCGHRNCPHCQNHESRQWLESQLDKRLPCQYYLITFTLPGQMRDLAWKHQKTVYALMFRAVQDLLKSFTNNDKKLGGSAGFTAILHTHSRTLDYHPHIHVVMPGASINPQTGLWKEKSGKYLFSHKAMAKVFRAKLLQTLVENKLPVPHDCPDQWVVDCKDAGNGEKALIYLGRYLYRGVIREKDILHCRDGMVTFRYRHAKSGEDRTRTVKGEYFLYLLMLHVLPRGFRRARSYGFLHACSKKLLRFLQLVLRVAPWRALVRNLKQRPAIICPACGAAMVIAATMIARPPAMAAPLRQ
- a CDS encoding recombinase, which gives rise to MNTTMPQDSLFNKQYQKHLKCLKLGGLQPKTIDAYARAIRRIGNYFDCRIDNLNSGQLLDYFTELLDTHSWSAVKLDLYGLKFFYSGVLNKPWEDIPLIKPPKTSRIPDILSVEQTEQLFAATKTLSYKVFFFTCYSMGLRLGEGIRLTVGDIDAGNMRVHIRDAKGNKDRLVPLPDKTLRVLREFWAMHKHPRFLFPSRKRGLKNAHLVDLPLDRGGIQTTMQTVVRQLGIKKNLMPLPASQLCHPHAGGRG
- a CDS encoding IS630 family transposase gives rise to the protein MEKVLDVYRRPLDPLHPVVCMDESPKQLIGETRCPIPASPGQPARHDYEYCRRGVCNIFLACEPLAGKRMVTITERKTKPDWALFLEEIASQYNNAEKITLVMDNLNTHEPGSLYETFAPEKAKALWDRFEFVYTPKHGSWLNMAEIELNVLTGQCLDRRIDDIEVVRKEVRAWQETRNNRDAKVNWQFTAKDARIKLARLYPTLNS